The following are encoded in a window of Alphaproteobacteria bacterium genomic DNA:
- a CDS encoding dicarboxylate/amino acid:cation symporter, with amino-acid sequence MTLLRRWFAIPLWKRVLAALALGLLLGAFWPAAAPWVQFLGDLFVRAIRMLVVPIVLVTIAAGITTLGDPKRLGGIGGRTIALFAFTTAVAVSVGMAVASLIRPGEGAPLGTAAPHAIGAPPTPYEQLIGIVPVNIFDALAKGDMLAIIFVAILLGIGPLVAGEAGKPFADLLQSATAVLLKIVAIVMEATPFGVFALIAGAVAANGATVFVNVGWLALAVALGSLIQILLVHTLLLRFAARVPLRPFFRGIIDALAVAFSTASSSATLPVAMRVAERNLGLGRPIYSTVLPLGASIGKDGTAMYVGLLSMFSLQALGVEPTPVVYGLVLLTGALAAFGTAPVPSASLFMLAAVLSSVGIAPEQTALVVGFVLPFDRLLDMTRTVPSASANLTVATTIARWEGELDDAVLRSSDDD; translated from the coding sequence GTGACCCTGCTGCGCCGCTGGTTCGCGATTCCCTTGTGGAAGCGGGTGTTGGCCGCATTGGCGCTCGGCCTCCTCCTCGGCGCCTTCTGGCCCGCGGCGGCGCCCTGGGTGCAGTTTCTCGGCGACCTTTTCGTGCGCGCTATCCGGATGCTGGTCGTGCCGATCGTGCTGGTGACGATCGCCGCGGGGATCACCACGCTCGGCGACCCGAAGCGGCTTGGCGGGATCGGCGGGCGGACGATCGCCCTGTTCGCCTTCACCACCGCCGTCGCCGTGTCCGTCGGGATGGCGGTGGCGAGCCTGATCCGGCCCGGCGAAGGGGCGCCGCTCGGAACCGCCGCGCCGCACGCCATCGGCGCGCCGCCGACGCCCTACGAGCAGCTGATCGGCATCGTCCCCGTCAACATCTTCGACGCGTTGGCGAAGGGCGACATGCTGGCGATCATCTTCGTCGCCATCCTGCTCGGAATCGGCCCCCTGGTGGCGGGGGAGGCGGGCAAGCCGTTCGCGGACCTGCTCCAGTCGGCAACGGCGGTCCTGCTCAAGATCGTCGCCATCGTCATGGAAGCGACTCCGTTCGGCGTGTTCGCGCTGATCGCCGGAGCGGTCGCAGCGAACGGCGCGACCGTCTTCGTCAATGTCGGCTGGCTGGCGCTGGCGGTAGCGCTCGGCTCCCTGATCCAGATCCTGCTGGTTCACACGCTGCTGCTGCGCTTCGCCGCGCGGGTTCCGCTGCGCCCCTTCTTCCGCGGCATCATCGACGCTCTGGCGGTGGCCTTCTCGACCGCTTCCAGCTCGGCGACCCTGCCGGTCGCGATGCGTGTCGCCGAGCGCAACCTCGGCCTCGGCCGGCCGATCTATTCCACCGTGCTTCCGCTCGGGGCAAGCATCGGCAAGGACGGCACGGCCATGTATGTCGGCCTGCTCAGCATGTTCAGCCTGCAGGCGCTGGGAGTGGAGCCGACGCCGGTCGTCTACGGGCTCGTTCTGCTGACGGGCGCGCTGGCGGCATTCGGAACGGCGCCCGTGCCGTCGGCCTCCTTGTTCATGCTGGCGGCGGTTCTCTCCTCGGTCGGCATCGCTCCGGAACAGACCGCTCTGGTGGTCGGTTTCGTCCTCCCGTTCGACCGGCTGCTCGACATGACCCGCACGGTGCCGAGCGCGAGCGCCAATCTCACCGTCGCGACCACCATCGCGCGGTGGGAGGGGGAACTGGACGACGCCGTCCTTCGCTCTTCGGACGATGATTGA
- a CDS encoding D-aminoacylase, producing the protein MKLLGLLFATALLGAAAPPENVDLIIRGGTIYTGSDAAFVGDVAISGGRVRAVGPHLSLSAARVIDAHGMIVAPGFIDPHTHVGDQLADADARTRLVPAFLMQGVTTAFIGNDGGGDLDVAAVLGSAQGRPVGINYAAYVGFGTVRRAVIGDADRAPTADELARMRQMVAAGMCQGALGLSTGLFYAPQSFATTGEVAALAQEAGVRGGVYDSHLRDESSYSIGLAAAVDEAITIGREGRLPVHISHIKALGVDVQGQAPAIIARIEAARAAGQRVTADQYPWSASGTSLAAALVPRWAHDGGRPALLRRFDDSSVAERLRADMTENLRRRGGADSLLISEGQYRGQRLSQAARTLGLDPVAAAIAVIRVDDTSVASFNQTEEDIAAFMRRPWVMTGSDASGGHPRAFGSFARKYAEYVRRLHVIGLRAFIERSTSLTADTFGLVDRGRLRAGAFADIVVFDPETYAARSTYEEPTLLAAGVRTVLVNGALAVDDGALTGAAAGRGLAHTPTAGTCP; encoded by the coding sequence ATGAAATTGTTGGGGCTTCTATTCGCCACGGCGCTCCTCGGCGCGGCCGCGCCGCCGGAGAATGTCGATCTGATCATCCGCGGCGGCACCATTTATACCGGATCGGACGCAGCCTTCGTCGGCGACGTCGCGATTTCCGGCGGGCGCGTCCGCGCCGTTGGCCCGCATCTATCCCTTTCGGCCGCGCGGGTGATCGACGCGCACGGCATGATCGTCGCGCCCGGATTCATCGATCCCCACACCCATGTCGGCGATCAGCTGGCCGATGCCGACGCCCGGACCCGGCTGGTCCCCGCTTTCCTCATGCAGGGGGTGACGACCGCCTTCATCGGCAATGACGGCGGGGGCGATCTGGACGTCGCGGCAGTGCTCGGCAGCGCCCAGGGCCGGCCCGTGGGGATCAACTATGCCGCCTATGTGGGCTTCGGCACGGTCCGCCGCGCGGTGATCGGCGACGCGGACCGGGCGCCCACCGCCGACGAGCTGGCGCGGATGCGGCAGATGGTCGCGGCGGGGATGTGCCAGGGCGCGCTCGGCCTTTCGACCGGCCTGTTCTACGCGCCGCAAAGCTTCGCGACGACCGGGGAAGTGGCCGCGCTGGCGCAGGAAGCGGGTGTGCGGGGCGGCGTTTACGACAGTCACCTGCGCGACGAATCTTCCTATTCGATCGGGCTCGCGGCGGCGGTGGACGAGGCGATCACCATCGGCCGCGAGGGACGGCTGCCGGTCCACATCTCCCATATCAAGGCGCTCGGAGTCGACGTCCAGGGCCAGGCCCCGGCGATCATCGCCCGGATCGAGGCGGCGCGGGCGGCCGGGCAGCGGGTCACCGCCGATCAATATCCTTGGTCGGCGTCGGGAACGAGCCTCGCCGCCGCGCTGGTGCCGCGCTGGGCGCACGACGGCGGCCGGCCGGCGCTGCTCCGCCGCTTCGACGATTCCAGCGTGGCGGAGCGCCTGCGCGCCGACATGACGGAAAATCTTCGCCGGCGGGGCGGCGCGGACTCGCTGCTGATCAGCGAAGGCCAATATCGGGGGCAGCGGCTTTCCCAGGCGGCGCGGACGCTCGGGCTCGATCCGGTTGCCGCAGCGATCGCCGTGATCCGCGTCGACGATACGAGCGTCGCATCGTTCAACCAGACCGAGGAGGATATCGCCGCCTTCATGCGCCGGCCCTGGGTGATGACCGGCTCGGACGCCTCCGGCGGGCATCCGCGCGCGTTCGGCAGCTTCGCGCGCAAATATGCGGAATATGTGCGCAGGCTCCACGTGATCGGCCTGCGCGCGTTCATCGAGCGAAGCACATCGCTGACCGCCGACACGTTCGGGCTCGTTGACCGCGGGCGGCTGCGGGCGGGCGCCTTTGCCGACATCGTCGTCTTCGACCCCGAAACCTATGCGGCACGATCGACCTATGAGGAGCCGACCCTGCTCGCGGCGGGCGTTCGAACGGTGCTCGTCAACGGCGCGCTGGCGGTCGACGATGGCGCGCTGACCGGAGCCGCCGCCGGGCGCGGGCTGGCGCACACGCCGACCGCCGGAACCTGCCCGTGA
- a CDS encoding dipeptide epimerase: MSMSRTLQAQHDRFPLIRPFRIARGTKTAADVVTVTIGEGSAIGRGEAVPYPRYGETIEGALAAIDEVRPMIEQGGGRAALLDALPAGAARNAIDCALWDLEARLSRRDVAAMIGGPALRPVASAMTVVIDTPGAMARAAMLEEAPLLKIKVDANDPEAQIRAVRAAAPGAELIVDPNESWDRALLDRMQPVLVETRVALIEQPVPAGSDDWLEGFTPAVPICADESVHVAADLEVVARRYQAVNVKLDKAGGLTAALALAKAARARGLGLMTGCMVSSSLSIAPALHLAMMSDFVDLDGPVWLLEDRPGGIGMDGGFIHPPEAGFWGSSRT, from the coding sequence ATATCTATGTCCCGTACCCTCCAGGCCCAGCACGATCGCTTCCCTCTGATCCGTCCGTTCCGCATTGCGCGCGGAACGAAGACGGCGGCCGACGTGGTCACGGTGACCATCGGCGAGGGCAGCGCGATCGGGCGCGGCGAGGCCGTGCCCTACCCGCGCTATGGCGAGACGATCGAGGGCGCGCTGGCGGCGATCGACGAGGTCCGCCCGATGATCGAGCAGGGGGGAGGGCGCGCCGCGCTCCTCGACGCTTTGCCCGCCGGGGCCGCGCGCAACGCGATCGATTGCGCCCTGTGGGATCTGGAGGCCAGGCTTTCGCGCCGCGACGTGGCGGCGATGATCGGCGGACCGGCTCTGCGGCCCGTGGCCAGCGCGATGACGGTGGTGATCGACACGCCCGGCGCTATGGCCCGGGCGGCGATGCTGGAGGAGGCGCCGCTGCTGAAGATCAAGGTCGACGCGAACGACCCCGAGGCGCAGATCCGCGCGGTGCGGGCGGCGGCGCCGGGGGCGGAGCTGATCGTCGACCCCAATGAGAGCTGGGACCGGGCGTTGCTGGACAGGATGCAGCCGGTGCTCGTCGAAACGCGGGTCGCCCTGATCGAGCAGCCGGTGCCCGCCGGTTCGGACGACTGGCTGGAAGGCTTCACCCCGGCGGTTCCGATCTGCGCCGACGAATCCGTCCACGTCGCCGCCGATCTGGAGGTCGTCGCGCGACGCTACCAGGCAGTGAACGTGAAGCTCGACAAGGCCGGCGGGCTCACCGCCGCGCTCGCGCTTGCGAAGGCCGCACGGGCGCGGGGGCTCGGGTTGATGACCGGCTGTATGGTGAGCTCGTCACTGTCGATCGCGCCGGCGCTGCATCTCGCGATGATGTCGGATTTCGTCGACCTTGACGGTCCCGTCTGGCTCCTTGAGGATCGCCCCGGCGGCATCGGGATGGACGGCGGCTTCATCCATCCGCCGGAAGCCGGATTTTGGGGGAGCTCGCGGACATGA